A segment of the Hallerella succinigenes genome:
GAGCTGGATTCGCTTTTCCGCACGCCGTATAATGTCGTCGGCAGTATCACGAACAACGACGAACCGGACACAACCGACTTTATCGTGATGCGCCGAGCCGTGCGCGTGTACCCGGATGACTGGCGTTTGGCGGTTTACTTCGCCCTGCGTCTTGCAAACAGTCCCACGCACAATTATGCGGAAGCGGCAAAAATCATGAAGCACTTCTCGACTTCAAAAGACACGACCATTCCGCCACACATCAAATCGATTTACCGCAACTTCGAGCTGAACACCATGCAGACCGAAATGGCGCTTGAAATGCTCATCAACGACGCACTCAATCCGCAATTCAAAGACTTGATCAAGGGCTTTACCCCAAAGACTTTGCGCGCCCTGCATCGGAAGGGAGAACCGGATACAAACATCGTCAATGAAGTTTCCTTTATCATGAAGAAGCTCAGTGAACATGCGATCGATCCGAATTACGCCTACCAACGTTTGCTCTCCTTCAAAAAGGAAGAACCCGCCGACTCCGCTTCTGCAAAAGAACCTGACACGACCACAGCGAACGACACTGCGACTATCGCAAACTAACTTTCAGAAATTCAGAAAAAGATTTAACGCCCCGCAGCCTGCGAGGCTCTTTCTTTATTGCGGGAAAGTCCCATCAGTTCAAAGGCGTTCGCACTGCGTATAAAGTAATCTTTAGCGACGTCAGAACGTTTTTCATTTAGACCGCGGTAATAAAGGATCGTTGCCGACATAAAGGGGCGACCCGCATTTATCGAACTTTGCAAGGCGACATTGTAAAGCGAATCCGCTTTTGATTCTTGCAACAGGTTTGCCATTCGGGCCGCGGTAAAGGCGAGCTTGCCAGGAGCATCTCCGTCCAAAGCATCATCCGCATCTTCTAAATACTTTTGGGCATTCGCACGGTCACCTTTGCCAGCAAAGGCGATTCCTGCGACACAGAGAATGTTTCCACGAAGTGCGTCCGGAATCTCTTTCAAGAATTCCACGGACATCGAATATTTAAGTTCAATGACCTTGTCGTAATTCTCCTGTTCCAGGAAGATTTCCATCCAGGCGAGATAGTAAGCGGCAAGAGTATTCGTATCCAGTTCCGCCTTGTGAACCTGCAAAAGAAGACCCTGGGCGAACTCCAAGTCCAGGCTCTGCGCCCGCAACGTCGCCATCGAAATCAAGATGCGCCCTTCCGAAGAAATATCCGATTCTTTACGGCTCGAAAGCAAAGCGCGTTCGTACAAACCATAAGCCTTGGCGAACTTCCCCGCTCGCACTGCTTTGTCTGCGCGGAACGAAAGGTCCTTGGATTCTGACGAGGCAAAAGCGCACACGGCAACAAGCAAACTTGACATCAACATACGACGGATTACCATGTATCCTCCGCCACAAACGGAACAGAGTCACGGTTCGGCATCGAACGGCGAATAATCCACATGTTCGAAATGCCTTCCATCAAGTCATCCGCGTTTTGCAAAGTTTCTTCGCCACGGGCGACGATTCCATTCATGCTCCCCACGACCCTGCCGAGGGAATCCATCGTTCCGTTCAAACGGCCAAAGACGCCGTCTAACGAAAGGAATACGTTGTCAAGCTTCTGCGGCGTGTCTTCCATTTCAACACTCATCGCCGAAAGCTTTGTCGTGAGCGAATCCGTGCGGTAAAGGATTCTCGGCAAAGTTCCCGACAAAATATCCAGCAGCTGGATGCCTTCGTAAGAGAAGTAATCCAAGCGGTCCAACTGGCGGTTCAGCTTTTCGTAAATCGTTCTCGATCCGAGAAGGGCTCCGATGGTCGTATTCGTATCCATCGTCAAAGCGACTAGCGTATCGGCCTGATTGATCAGCACGGTCACATGTTCGAGCACCTCATTCAGCGTTTCGATCACCGTTTCAATATCCTGTGATTTGCCTGCGGTAATCGTTTCGCCGTCTTCCAGCATGCGGCCTTCACCTTTGCGAACATCCACGTTCACCACACGTTCCGAAATCACGTTCTGGTCACGAATGGCGAAGATCGTAGCGCGGTCCGTAATCCACGGTTGGAATTCTTTTCGAATCGTAAATTCCATGCGCACCATTCCCGACGTTTCGATTTTCATGTCGGAAACATGTCCAATGCTCACGCCGCTGATTTGCACATCCGTTCCGGGATGCAAACCGTGGGCTTTCTCAAAATTACTGTAGAGCTTGTATTCTTCGATACCGATAACCCCTGCAGTCATCATTCGGGCATACAATACAAACAAGAAGACCATTACGGAGAATGTGATGAAAACGCCGACCAAGAGGCCAGACAAATCCATCCAATTAATTTTCCGAACCGGTTTAAGCAACCAGCAATCTCCTTATCCAAAACGTCCACCTTAGGACTTAAAAAAAATACGCTTTTTTCGCTACGAAAAGGAGGAATCCAACTGAAAATCTCGCAAATTGCGGAACATTTCATGCGCCATCGGCGTATCGGAATCCAGCCATTCTTCAAATTTCATGCGCTTGCTCAAACGTTTATTTTCTAAAAAACAAAGATCTGCGCCAAGCTCTCTCGATATCAAAAGGTCATGTGTCACAAGAATCATCGACGTTTTGAACAACGCCTGCATGTTGTCGATCAACGGCAAAAGCGTATTGCGGTTGTAATTGTCAAGACCTGCGGTCGGTTCATCCATCAGCAGAAGACGCGGGTCCATCGCCCAGGCACG
Coding sequences within it:
- a CDS encoding MlaD family protein, giving the protein MDLSGLLVGVFITFSVMVFLFVLYARMMTAGVIGIEEYKLYSNFEKAHGLHPGTDVQISGVSIGHVSDMKIETSGMVRMEFTIRKEFQPWITDRATIFAIRDQNVISERVVNVDVRKGEGRMLEDGETITAGKSQDIETVIETLNEVLEHVTVLINQADTLVALTMDTNTTIGALLGSRTIYEKLNRQLDRLDYFSYEGIQLLDILSGTLPRILYRTDSLTTKLSAMSVEMEDTPQKLDNVFLSLDGVFGRLNGTMDSLGRVVGSMNGIVARGEETLQNADDLMEGISNMWIIRRSMPNRDSVPFVAEDTW